In a genomic window of Kwoniella mangroviensis CBS 8507 chromosome 2, whole genome shotgun sequence:
- a CDS encoding cyanate hydratase has product MHNLPSHCHPLLIAKTLSNLTFAEIATQIDKPEVWTASLFYGQAVTDEETAEKIYKALGEDSFVAEYNTNHLTGGQLELTKKRFINGLIGMSESSLGVKGLVDREKGMDMPPKDPVLYRLYEALLVYGYSYKAIIQEKFGDGIMSAIDFRTSVERKPDPKGDRVVITMDGKFLSYSSPEAWKG; this is encoded by the exons ATGCACAACCTCCCTTCTCACTGCCACCCTCTCCTCATCGCCAAGACCCTCTCCAACCTAACCTTCGCGGAGATAGCCACCCAGATCGACAAACCGGAAGTATGGACTGCATCCCTATTCTACGGTCAGGCGGTCACTGACGAAGAAACGGCTGAGAAGATCTACAAAGCATTAGGTGAAGATTCATTCGTAGCTGAGTACAACACCAACCACCTGACTGGTGGTCAATTGGAATTGACCAAAAAGAGATTTATCAATGGGTTGATTGGGATGTCGGAGAGTTCTTTAGGCGTCAAGGGATTGGTGGatagagagaaagggatggataTGCCTCCCAAG GATCCAGTCCTCTATAGACTATATGAGGCTTTATTGGTTTATGGATACTCTTACAAAGCTATCATccaagagaag TTCGGTGACGGTATCATGTCAGCAatcg ACTTCAGAACTTCCGTAGAAAGGAAGCCAGATCCTAAGGGGGATAGAGTGGTCATTACCATGGAcggaaag TTCTTGTCTTATTCTTCGCCTGAAGCTTGGAAAGGATAG